The window TAACAAAAAGGTTAGgttattgattaaaaaaagtgacatggacaaatataatggttAGAGAaagaataaataagtaaatgtaCACATAAGGCAGCAGTAAACCACATCCTTGTTTAGTCAGCAGTCATGAGTTTGGTCATCttgatccatccatctgttttctatgccgcttatccttagtCATCTTGATGTTTCTGCAAATACAGAGTCATGTAATGCCCTCATCATGAAAACAGTGATAGAAATATcgattttgttgttttacttgTCTTAATAGGTGCATTTTTGTGGTTGCTACCTTCATCTGATTGTGTATCCAATCCAAGAAATAGGTCACGTTGCTATAAACGCCAGGTTTGTTTGACTCACTGCAACTTTGTGGCCAAATATTGTCCCCAATGAGCCACCACACACCACCCATCTGAGATACCAGAGGACCCCCACTGTCGGtctaaaaaacaaagaacagtTTTCACTGAGATATGAGGAAGCATTTATCCTTTATTGAGATTTTTGGGCGCTATTAATCCAGCTATTTCGACAATAATGGCTATGTGCTGACTAATTTTCAGTGTATAGTAAATCCATCCTGCTATACAAGCCATACACTGACTACTCGAAAGCATCGGTGGTTCTCGGGTTACATATAAGTTCTGTTCCTCGACTGTGATGTAAATCGAGATTTGGTGTAAGTCAAATCTAACAACTGAATTATTGCTAACTcccaagtcactcacactgcacacaaaacacatgaaagacataaaatacagtaatacactACATGcagtacactacactaaatacaagaataaattaaACAGTAATAAAAGATAAAAGCCAAAGCACATGCAACTTTTCCATCTTAGTAAGAGCGCTACATTGCTTTGTCACTTTCAGAGGATCAGCGACCTGGAAGTTATGTGTTCTGTAGTGTTAAAGACAACTGTATACAAGTATCTAATTTTCAATGTGAGGAGTGTACACACTGTATTCGTGTCAACTCAAAGAAGAAGATTGACACTAATGTTGCAACACTTactctgcatgtgtgtgatCCTGTCTCTGCTTCCGTGGCACAAAGCATGTCATCTGATATTCTTCCATTGTAAGCCATGGAGTTGTTGCATCCTACAGAGTCTACAAAAGACACCTGAGCCTCCACCAGGTATGGAGAGTCTGGAGCACAGCAGAtggaaaaatgtcagcttcaTGTCCCACATGTTGGGCAACCCTTCCAAATGTTAATTTGTGTCTCACTGATAGTTTGAAGAAAAGAATAGAGGATTTTCTTACCTCCATTTACTGGAACACCATATCCTGTGGTCCATGCATTCAGAGGGTCAGAGATGTTCAAACCCACATTTGGGAGGCACACAGGACCAATATTACTGGAGGCTGCCAAATACatggtttaaaaatatattgataaTTTTTCAATTCATGTGAGTGTGTACTGTCATGCACCTGTGAAATTCAGAGGTGTGCTGAGCCTCATTATGGCAATGTCATTCTTGTGAGTATCTCTGTCAAAGCCTTCATGGACAATGACATGACTCACAGAGGAAGCAGGGTTAAAGAGTACACCTAAAGGATCCACGACTCCTGCATACACAGACCAGTCTCCAGCACTGGGGGTCCTACAGAGGAGACAAAAAGCGCATAGAGGAGCTATGCCAATCACATTCAGAACCTACGCCTGTGAGGACTTACATGAGTGCACAGTGGGCCGTTGTGATGATCCAGAAGGGGGAAATGATTGCACCTCCACAGCGATGGGAGCTGGCAACCCGCAAACTCGCCTGCCATGGCCAAGCCCCCAGAGGTGCCTGCTGTGCTTTAGCAGGCCTGCTGGAATTGACGCCTCCTGCACAAtctgagaagaagaagaccaaGAAGAAGCACATTGTTGAACGCTGCAAGTCTGTCAGTGTTTTAGTTCATGATGGTCTTTATTCATATTCTTCATCCTTAATAAGGGGCAAGGATCAATATTTGGCAACTTCAATGTTATTACCGCCaccatacagtaaataaagatAATGATTATATAAACATATAAGTGAAATGAAAGAAAGTACATCATTATTGTataaatatgattaaaaaagTGATGTGTTAATGTGTTGCATTTGTGCATGGtatgttttattgtgtgtgcCAAAATACCAACTagacatataaataataaatatatacataaaatataaattcaTTATAATGTTAAGTTTATTGAATTGAAAGATAATAAAAggttattttaattatttttttttatcattaagcatattcattttatttcatgatgCATAAACTCTATTTCAAGATAACATTTGTATTAAATCAACTGCATttgtaattcattatttttgaaaaggaattaaatgaaaatacagtattaaaaatgtcatgaaatATATGTTTGCATGTAAGCATGTAAAGTAATACCTGTACATTGCAGTGTCACCACAGTGCCACTTGGACAGTGATtgctgcaggaaaaaagaaagagtTAGTTCATATATGGTTTTAAGCTTGCTGGTCTCCAACCCACCTAAGTGCAAGCTGTTGCACGATGGGGACATCAGGGTTTGGCTCTGCTGTTACTATTAAGACTCCATCCTGAGAATGTGCCTCACTTTGGCCTGACAGAACACTGGTGCTCCTGTCAAAGCACATCATGATGTAAATAAAAGACATGCTGTGAAAGAGTCAAACACCTCCATGTCTTCTTGCCCACTGTATCCCATGTCTCGACAGCTCGCTCTGCCCATTTGAGCCGTCCATCCGTGAGAACAAACACTCATCCATTTGTTGGTGTTGTAGACCTGAAGCAGGAAACTCGAACCGTGAAGCCGCACTGACCACAGAAAGACAGTAATGCTAATTCATGAAGCACATCGTTCACATGGTCATTAGGCAACCATGTTGGATCATTTTACCACAATGAGCTTCATCCTGGCCTTCTGGACAGTCCACCACTCCATCACACCACTGGGAGTCCCACACACAGCCCCCATTACCGCCACATTGTACCCCATGCATACAGGGAGAGGAAACTGACAAGGACATGAGATTCCAGTGTCAAGCAGGATcctcaggaggaggaggggtggtATCAAGAAATGTACACGTACAGTAATAGGCCAGGAGGATTCCAGCCAGCAGCAAGAGACTCAGCAGGCAGATCACAGCAACCACAGTCATCTTAACACAACTCTGTTTGAAAtctcacacaaaacaaacacaatatgATTAAAAGCACGACACTCAACATATCTTATTCATCTCATCTGTGTCATTTCCAAAGATTTGCATGAGTCAGTGGCAAGACAGATAGGTCAATATTGTAGATATTGACTTTTTTGCACAAATGGAAtttctacatttatttcattttcacttttttaaacAAGTCTTTAAATTGCACATTGCTTTTCACTACATGccagaaatatttaaaaatattattcaaaAATACTGACGCACACTGTAtaattgtatataatatataatcaattgaataaatacacatttttttctcaaggGATTGTCCatagattcaagagagtttgcAATGAAAGAGAGATGATGAgagatgcaatgaaaatcttattttacttacatgtgtttatttacattttacacccttatatactgtactttatttttcaaaaaatgttgatgtttcTTAAAGTATGCTTATTTTATTTCTCTcggtcactttttttttgttttttttaatttttcgaGAATAAACCATTATTGTCCCTGCTGCAACTGCAATTCCTGcatttttgtgtgcatttcTACCAAACAATTCCTGTAGATTAGCTGAAAAAATATGTCTGGACTAAACACAAATTTAGGGatgtccaaaaatattggccCACCAATAGAAAGGtgtagctttccaaattgtacagCTTCCAGCattatataattgtatttttatttgtgaatttattgaGGCTAAGCTTGTTGACAGTAGGAGAAGATGCCGTTTTAGTTCACCATTAGTCCTGATATGCACaagcagtgtttatttgtgaaatgcatccagtggcatcagaCTAAAAGAAACATAAgttcattcattacatgagttgtgacctgacattagtttgatggAAGAGATACTGCCTATATCGGCATCAGCTGATATGAGTATCAGTAATGTTGTTGTACAATATTGATAAGAATGCCAATATCGATACTAAATCAATATCTATGATACACATGTAGTCATGCAATTTCCATTGCAAGTTGAGCATAATCATAGCAATCCCTAAATGTCATGCAAATATGCCATCTAAGGCACTAAGCAGTGTAGGGGATGACATAAGAAAATTCTGATTGGATGCTTAAAAAGTGCTAAATGGTGTTATCATGACATCATTGCGTTTCTGTCAATACTGTATGAGGAAAAGTCCCAACAGTCTTACAGGATACATTCATGTAATTTattaaacatgtaaacaaactGTGAA is drawn from Dunckerocampus dactyliophorus isolate RoL2022-P2 chromosome 12, RoL_Ddac_1.1, whole genome shotgun sequence and contains these coding sequences:
- the LOC129190898 gene encoding transmembrane protease serine 2-like yields the protein MTNVVLATNLYHQYIDSGVCLSHDTTERKQPPGRFELKPQYVHHLAPNPLPEINYHSPKRKDFKQSCVKMTVVAVICLLSLLLLAGILLAYYFSSPCMHGVQCGGNGGCVWDSQWCDGVVDCPEGQDEAHCVRLHGSSFLLQVYNTNKWMSVCSHGWTAQMGRASCRDMGYSGSTSVLSGQSEAHSQDGVLIVTAEPNPDVPIVQQLALSNHCPSGTVVTLQCTDCAGGVNSSRPAKAQQAPLGAWPWQASLRVASSHRCGGAIISPFWIITTAHCALMTPSAGDWSVYAGVVDPLGVLFNPASSVSHVIVHEGFDRDTHKNDIAIMRLSTPLNFTASSNIGPVCLPNVGLNISDPLNAWTTGYGVPVNGDSPYLVEAQVSFVDSVGCNNSMAYNGRISDDMLCATEAETGSHTCRTDSGGPLVSQMGGVWWLIGDNIWPQSCSESNKPGVYSNVTYFLDWIHNQMKKHQDD